In Haloterrigena turkmenica DSM 5511, a single genomic region encodes these proteins:
- a CDS encoding DUF302 domain-containing protein — translation MSLPIDPETIDPDEFGEKQAVLEMDHEEAIEHVREVCTDVGFGIPVEFSPSELLNEKVDADRDPYYVLGACNPEIADRALDETPRIGGLFPCNMIIWEEEPGRQRVYHASIMKIARLLGMAPDNDEWADIVDTTGDLTAEAFERFDSVETDVTD, via the coding sequence ATGAGTCTCCCGATCGACCCCGAGACGATCGATCCCGACGAATTCGGCGAGAAGCAGGCCGTCCTCGAGATGGACCACGAGGAGGCGATCGAACACGTCCGCGAGGTCTGTACGGACGTCGGCTTCGGCATCCCCGTCGAGTTCTCTCCCTCGGAACTGCTCAACGAGAAGGTCGATGCGGATCGCGACCCCTACTACGTTCTCGGGGCCTGCAACCCCGAGATCGCGGATCGAGCGCTCGACGAGACCCCGCGGATCGGCGGCCTCTTTCCCTGTAACATGATCATCTGGGAGGAGGAACCTGGTCGCCAGCGGGTCTATCACGCCTCGATCATGAAGATCGCCCGACTGCTCGGGATGGCCCCGGACAACGACGAGTGGGCCGATATCGTCGACACCACCGGCGACCTCACCGCGGAGGCGTTCGAGCGGTTCGACTCGGTCGAGACCGACGTCACCGACTGA
- a CDS encoding CPBP family glutamic-type intramembrane protease, with amino-acid sequence MATERARSGGRWLRDQFDRLSWVQKSLLAGALLTLVWMHLVPSDLSRRFVVDTVVLVGGPLALGLTHGRHLGWHVDRVAVRNAVLLSLFVLPFYLVGSTLPTIRDFYPMWETSAALGEFVPHAIQLFGLALAAETYYRGLLCVGVREIGRKAVFISPIVYMLHHAGKPPLEFLLSGPTDVLFGAVDYESNSILPSVIAHGAGLVLLDWLVLHDPLFDPAPVIAVLEWLPVPI; translated from the coding sequence GTGGCGACGGAACGGGCTCGAAGCGGCGGTCGCTGGCTTCGCGATCAGTTCGATCGCCTCTCGTGGGTCCAGAAGTCGCTGCTGGCCGGTGCGCTGCTGACGCTGGTGTGGATGCACCTCGTGCCGTCCGACCTCTCCCGGCGGTTCGTCGTCGACACCGTCGTGCTCGTCGGCGGCCCGCTGGCGCTGGGGCTGACCCACGGAAGACACCTCGGCTGGCACGTCGATCGCGTCGCGGTCCGGAACGCCGTCCTGCTCTCGCTGTTCGTGCTTCCCTTTTATCTGGTCGGCTCGACGCTGCCGACGATCCGCGACTTCTACCCGATGTGGGAGACGTCCGCGGCGCTCGGCGAGTTCGTCCCGCACGCAATCCAACTGTTCGGCCTCGCGCTGGCCGCCGAGACCTACTACCGCGGCCTCCTCTGTGTCGGCGTCAGAGAGATCGGCCGCAAGGCGGTGTTCATCAGCCCCATCGTCTACATGCTCCACCACGCCGGCAAACCGCCGCTCGAGTTCCTGCTGTCGGGGCCGACGGACGTCCTCTTCGGCGCCGTCGACTACGAGTCGAACTCGATCTTGCCGTCCGTGATCGCCCACGGCGCGGGTCTCGTCCTGCTCGACTGGCTCGTCCTGCACGACCCGCTGTTCGATCCGGCGCCGGTGATAGCGGTCCTCGAGTGGCTCCCAGTGCCGATCTGA
- a CDS encoding DUF5789 family protein, producing MSDEDEEEPAVELGDRTPVEGAPLARVTSRLTWPKEKSEIDRLEGDSVIRTPEGPQELSTVLEAIDETYFQRHQEFETHVRAVVGTGPVPTADE from the coding sequence ATGAGCGACGAGGACGAGGAGGAGCCGGCAGTCGAACTCGGCGACCGAACGCCCGTCGAGGGCGCCCCGCTCGCCCGCGTTACCTCCCGGCTGACCTGGCCGAAGGAAAAGAGCGAGATCGACCGTCTCGAGGGCGATAGCGTCATTCGAACACCTGAGGGTCCCCAGGAGCTGTCGACCGTCCTCGAGGCGATCGACGAGACGTACTTCCAGCGCCATCAGGAGTTCGAAACCCACGTTCGGGCGGTCGTCGGCACCGGCCCGGTCCCGACGGCGGACGAGTAA
- a CDS encoding Yip1 family protein — MTSLTEVYDGTAREVASPHRLYAGTALVLIGALLAVVAVIMATTDLLGGYAAVLSPGMETHYASIRLAGVLAGLGIPTALVGVFLVLPAGRRVYAAAAISVSLCLLGVVLFWGAYPYDWRNYGNDYTLRVSAVYLFGLLLAVWSLFTAVVNFKTRNDPGGALEMNVTRQNKTVVEVTESDESGGLGGIGFLGGTPDGEVETQTNASEGEDGDTLSFDETAATTGSTRQSSSTGSGSGGTARARAAGTATSDGGTAASDITSPMDGDGYDAEIVESSMPQSQPEAPTDRYCGNCEHFEYVRSSEGMTPYCARHETAMDDMDACEEWEPNR, encoded by the coding sequence ATGACAAGCCTGACGGAGGTCTACGACGGGACCGCGCGGGAGGTGGCCAGTCCCCACCGGTTGTACGCGGGGACGGCGCTCGTCCTGATCGGCGCGCTCCTGGCCGTCGTGGCCGTGATTATGGCGACGACCGACCTCTTGGGCGGATACGCAGCCGTGCTGTCGCCGGGGATGGAGACGCACTACGCGTCCATCCGCCTCGCGGGCGTGCTCGCCGGCCTCGGCATCCCGACCGCGCTGGTCGGCGTCTTCCTCGTGTTGCCCGCCGGCCGGCGTGTCTACGCCGCCGCAGCGATCAGCGTCAGCCTCTGCCTGCTCGGGGTCGTCCTCTTCTGGGGCGCCTATCCCTACGACTGGCGGAACTACGGCAACGACTACACGCTGCGCGTCTCCGCCGTCTACCTGTTCGGACTCCTCTTGGCCGTCTGGAGCCTGTTCACCGCCGTCGTCAACTTCAAGACGCGCAACGACCCCGGCGGCGCCCTCGAGATGAACGTCACCCGCCAGAACAAGACGGTCGTCGAGGTCACTGAGTCCGACGAGTCGGGCGGACTCGGCGGCATCGGCTTCCTCGGGGGGACCCCCGACGGCGAGGTCGAAACGCAGACGAACGCGAGCGAGGGCGAGGACGGAGACACGCTCTCGTTCGATGAGACCGCAGCCACGACCGGATCGACTCGACAGTCGTCGAGCACCGGATCAGGGTCGGGTGGGACCGCTCGAGCGCGGGCAGCCGGCACCGCGACCAGCGACGGCGGCACGGCCGCCTCGGACATCACCTCGCCGATGGACGGCGACGGCTACGATGCGGAGATCGTCGAGTCGTCGATGCCACAGAGCCAGCCCGAGGCGCCGACGGACCGTTACTGCGGGAACTGCGAGCACTTCGAGTACGTCCGCTCCTCGGAGGGGATGACGCCCTACTGCGCGCGCCACGAGACCGCGATGGACGACATGGACGCCTGCGAGGAGTGGGAACCGAACCGCTGA
- a CDS encoding DUF7847 domain-containing protein, whose translation MTFNVSDTVTEAVERVTTSAAAVLIAALTVVGVAQTAALQDILRGFLEWTLEMLNDPEVSAELTASEIETAEEQINAYISELPLALGVSPGAAAVLWLAAFVVSLVIVAIAIDAFGNERDSLDGISTEGLGRKTLHLLLGWIAYSILVAIGFLLLVVPGPLVAFLLVFFTAAIVIDDESFISAFGSSYSVVRSNLLGTLAIVVLSIVAFVVFRFVGTIFAGVLPGVPGAIAADLITAVSQVFVLALLTRAYVNATTDDAADPVGSDSEWAADSESETRRGTR comes from the coding sequence ATGACGTTCAACGTAAGTGACACGGTAACCGAGGCAGTCGAGCGGGTGACGACGAGCGCGGCTGCGGTACTGATCGCCGCGCTGACGGTCGTCGGCGTCGCACAGACGGCCGCACTGCAGGATATCCTTCGCGGGTTTCTCGAGTGGACGCTGGAGATGCTGAACGACCCCGAAGTCAGCGCGGAACTGACCGCGTCGGAGATCGAAACGGCTGAAGAACAGATCAACGCGTATATCAGCGAACTGCCGCTCGCGCTGGGCGTGAGCCCCGGCGCCGCGGCGGTTCTCTGGCTGGCCGCGTTCGTGGTCTCACTGGTGATCGTCGCAATCGCGATCGACGCCTTCGGGAACGAGCGGGACAGCCTCGACGGCATCTCGACCGAGGGTCTCGGACGGAAGACCCTCCACCTGTTGCTCGGCTGGATCGCGTACAGTATTTTGGTCGCGATCGGGTTCCTCCTGCTTGTGGTCCCGGGGCCGCTGGTGGCGTTTCTCCTCGTGTTCTTCACGGCCGCGATCGTGATCGACGACGAGTCGTTCATCAGCGCGTTCGGGTCGTCGTACAGCGTCGTCCGCAGCAATCTCCTCGGCACGCTCGCGATCGTCGTGCTCAGTATCGTCGCGTTCGTCGTCTTCCGGTTCGTCGGGACGATTTTCGCCGGCGTCCTCCCGGGCGTTCCGGGTGCGATCGCTGCCGACCTCATCACTGCTGTCAGTCAGGTGTTCGTTCTGGCCCTCCTTACCCGCGCGTACGTCAACGCGACCACCGACGACGCCGCCGACCCGGTCGGCAGCGACTCCGAGTGGGCGGCAGACTCGGAGTCAGAAACCCGACGCGGGACGCGCTAG
- a CDS encoding metal-dependent hydrolase: MNKKGHVLNAILLSLGLGYILEPVGDLETFRTMIEIGVPVTLGALFPDVDTAFGKHRKTLHNLPVLIGFLAFPYVFGNLEYVWLGVLTHYVLDVAGSKRGIALFYPLWKEEFGLPVGVAVSSKHADGMTVAVTVLELALVAVLVFQFPQWGLEMGQQLFGL; encoded by the coding sequence ATGAACAAGAAGGGACACGTTCTCAACGCGATACTTCTGAGTCTGGGGCTGGGGTACATCCTCGAGCCGGTGGGGGACCTCGAGACGTTCCGAACGATGATCGAGATCGGCGTGCCGGTGACGCTGGGAGCGCTGTTTCCGGACGTCGACACCGCGTTCGGCAAACACCGGAAGACGCTGCACAACCTGCCGGTGCTGATCGGGTTCCTCGCCTTCCCGTACGTCTTCGGGAACCTCGAGTACGTCTGGCTCGGCGTCCTGACCCACTACGTGCTCGACGTCGCGGGCAGCAAGCGCGGCATCGCGTTGTTCTACCCGCTCTGGAAGGAGGAGTTCGGCCTGCCCGTCGGCGTCGCGGTCAGCAGCAAGCACGCGGACGGAATGACCGTCGCTGTCACCGTCCTCGAACTGGCGCTGGTCGCGGTTCTCGTCTTCCAGTTCCCGCAGTGGGGCCTCGAGATGGGCCAGCAGCTGTTCGGACTCTAG
- a CDS encoding CinA family protein, which yields MNDDIDRELPMAVADALRDREETMAVAESCTGGLIGAAITAVPGASDYFDSGLTTYAYDAKRRHLGVSREALDEHGAVSEPVARQMAQGVRDVADVTWGIATTGIAGPTGGTEENPVGTVYIGISYAGPWGSESSFASVSRYVFDGDRADVRAKTVDRALEDLLEALETRDA from the coding sequence ATGAACGACGACATCGACCGCGAGTTGCCGATGGCGGTCGCCGACGCGCTCCGGGACCGCGAGGAGACGATGGCCGTCGCCGAGTCCTGTACCGGCGGACTGATCGGCGCCGCGATCACCGCCGTGCCGGGCGCCAGCGACTACTTCGATTCGGGGCTGACGACCTACGCCTACGACGCCAAGCGCCGCCATCTGGGCGTCAGCCGCGAGGCGTTAGACGAGCACGGCGCCGTCTCGGAACCCGTCGCCCGACAGATGGCCCAGGGGGTCCGCGATGTCGCCGATGTCACGTGGGGAATCGCGACGACCGGTATCGCCGGCCCGACCGGCGGTACCGAGGAGAACCCCGTCGGCACCGTCTATATCGGGATTTCCTACGCCGGCCCGTGGGGCAGCGAGTCCTCGTTCGCCTCGGTCTCGCGGTACGTCTTCGACGGCGACCGCGCGGACGTGCGGGCCAAAACGGTCGATCGAGCGCTCGAGGACCTGCTCGAGGCGCTCGAGACTCGCGACGCCTGA
- a CDS encoding nuclear transport factor 2 family protein — protein MSVDRDPRAVLESYYEHVDAGDTEALLELFADDIRYERPGQSDIEGIEELREFYERDRPLDDGTHEVDLMVVDDGHVAVRGRFSGVQSGDDVTFGFADHHEFDDGLIVNRWTYTDRDTV, from the coding sequence GTGTCAGTCGATCGGGATCCGCGGGCCGTGCTGGAATCGTACTACGAACACGTCGACGCCGGCGACACCGAGGCCCTCCTCGAACTGTTCGCCGACGACATCCGGTACGAACGGCCGGGACAGAGCGATATCGAGGGAATCGAGGAACTGCGCGAGTTCTACGAGCGCGACCGTCCGCTCGACGACGGGACCCACGAGGTCGACCTGATGGTCGTCGACGACGGCCACGTAGCCGTCCGCGGCCGGTTCTCCGGTGTCCAGAGCGGCGACGACGTTACGTTCGGATTCGCGGATCATCACGAGTTCGACGACGGGCTGATCGTCAATCGGTGGACGTACACCGACCGCGACACGGTCTGA
- a CDS encoding pyridoxal phosphate-dependent aminotransferase translates to MEYETPLFFHVMEYANRAEGDVIDMVSGNPDWEPPEALREGLREYADLEPDRFQYAPSEGLLELREEIAARRGVDADQVVVTNGAGEANYLAMARALERDRGDEIVLTDPVYPYYPGKTTMLDGTQRFVATDDKGRLDPADVREAASEETAAIVVATPNNPTGAVYPESTMAALVDVAEEYDAILISDEVYDHYDLSGEFASALGVDSSHRIVTNAFSKSMAITGVRVGYAIFPPELVENAKSRHMLVNVATTRPGQYAVLRALRETGPDYYEANRELLRERVDTFTDALDTAGAEYTTPRGSFYVMARFDGYPGTLENVERLIDEAGVAGMPGEAFGDSRSDWLRFALVTPRVEEAARRLAAYFE, encoded by the coding sequence ATGGAGTACGAGACGCCGCTGTTCTTCCACGTCATGGAGTACGCGAATCGGGCGGAGGGCGACGTCATCGATATGGTCAGCGGCAACCCCGACTGGGAGCCCCCCGAGGCGCTCCGCGAGGGGCTGCGGGAGTACGCCGACCTCGAGCCCGACCGGTTCCAGTACGCCCCCAGCGAGGGCCTGCTCGAGCTCCGCGAGGAGATCGCGGCCCGGCGGGGCGTCGACGCCGACCAGGTCGTCGTCACGAACGGCGCGGGCGAGGCCAACTACCTCGCGATGGCCCGCGCGCTCGAGCGCGACCGCGGTGACGAGATCGTGTTAACGGACCCCGTTTACCCCTACTACCCGGGAAAAACGACGATGCTCGACGGAACGCAGCGGTTCGTCGCGACGGACGACAAGGGACGGCTCGACCCGGCCGACGTCCGCGAGGCGGCGAGCGAGGAGACGGCCGCAATCGTGGTCGCCACGCCGAACAACCCGACCGGCGCGGTCTACCCCGAGTCGACGATGGCGGCCCTCGTCGACGTCGCCGAGGAGTACGACGCGATCTTGATCAGCGACGAGGTGTACGACCACTACGACCTCTCGGGCGAGTTCGCGTCCGCGCTGGGGGTCGACTCGAGCCACCGGATCGTCACTAACGCCTTCTCGAAGTCGATGGCGATCACGGGCGTTCGGGTCGGTTACGCGATCTTCCCGCCGGAACTCGTCGAGAACGCCAAGAGCCGCCACATGCTGGTCAACGTCGCGACGACTCGGCCCGGGCAGTACGCGGTCCTGCGGGCGCTGCGCGAAACGGGGCCCGACTACTACGAGGCCAACCGCGAGTTGCTCCGCGAGCGCGTCGACACGTTCACCGACGCCCTGGACACCGCGGGCGCCGAGTACACCACTCCGCGGGGGTCGTTCTACGTCATGGCCCGCTTCGACGGCTATCCGGGAACGCTCGAGAACGTCGAGCGGCTGATCGACGAGGCCGGCGTCGCGGGGATGCCCGGCGAGGCCTTCGGCGACTCGCGGTCCGACTGGCTCCGCTTCGCGCTCGTCACGCCCCGTGTCGAGGAAGCGGCCCGGCGACTGGCGGCGTACTTCGAGTGA
- a CDS encoding ArsA family ATPase has protein sequence MSGIDVERVDEEAETADETDDAHTIEVTPTDSLEDDERETIDVEPSDEPVDGPDYVLYGGKGGVGKTTMAAATALDSARGGTSTLVVSTDPAHSLSDTFETDVPAEPGRIRDDIPLYAAEIDPESAMEAGEVAFPGAGGPDDAANADDGTAGPFGGGADSGAGPFGGSDGGAGEMGGMGGLGDLLGGGDGSPMEALFGGAMPGADEAAAMQLLLEYMDDPRFERVVIDTAPTGHTLRLLKLPELMDTMMGRMMKVRQRISGMLEGMKGMFPGQEAPEEDDLEDLDELRERIERLRAALQDPARTDFRIVMVPEEMSVFESKRLRQQLEEFQIPVGTVVVNRVMEPLSDVTDDVRGEFLQPNLDDCEFCQRRWDVQQGALAEAQELFRGTEVRRVPLFADEVRGEGMLEVVAACLR, from the coding sequence ATGAGCGGAATCGACGTCGAGCGGGTCGACGAGGAGGCCGAGACGGCGGACGAGACCGACGACGCCCATACCATCGAGGTGACGCCGACGGACTCTCTCGAGGACGACGAACGGGAAACCATTGACGTGGAGCCGTCCGACGAGCCCGTCGATGGCCCGGACTACGTGCTCTACGGCGGGAAGGGCGGCGTCGGCAAGACGACGATGGCCGCCGCGACCGCGTTAGACAGCGCCCGCGGCGGCACGTCGACGCTGGTCGTCTCGACGGACCCGGCTCACTCGCTGTCGGACACCTTCGAGACCGACGTGCCGGCCGAACCGGGCCGGATCCGCGACGATATCCCCCTCTACGCGGCCGAGATCGACCCCGAGTCCGCGATGGAGGCGGGCGAGGTCGCCTTCCCCGGCGCCGGTGGTCCCGACGATGCGGCGAACGCGGACGACGGAACCGCGGGGCCGTTCGGCGGCGGAGCAGACAGCGGCGCGGGCCCCTTCGGCGGGAGCGACGGCGGCGCGGGCGAGATGGGCGGCATGGGCGGGCTCGGCGACCTTCTCGGCGGTGGGGACGGATCGCCGATGGAGGCGCTGTTCGGCGGCGCGATGCCCGGCGCCGACGAGGCCGCCGCGATGCAACTGCTGCTCGAGTACATGGACGACCCCCGGTTCGAGCGCGTCGTCATCGACACCGCCCCGACGGGCCACACCCTCCGGCTGCTGAAGCTCCCGGAACTGATGGACACCATGATGGGTCGGATGATGAAGGTCCGCCAGCGCATTAGCGGCATGCTCGAGGGGATGAAGGGGATGTTCCCCGGTCAGGAGGCGCCCGAGGAGGACGACCTCGAGGACCTGGACGAACTCCGGGAGCGCATCGAGCGCCTGCGGGCGGCCCTGCAGGACCCCGCGCGGACTGACTTCCGAATCGTCATGGTCCCCGAGGAGATGAGCGTCTTCGAATCCAAACGCTTGCGCCAGCAACTCGAGGAGTTCCAGATTCCGGTCGGCACGGTCGTCGTCAACCGCGTCATGGAGCCCCTCTCGGACGTCACCGACGACGTTCGGGGCGAGTTCCTCCAGCCGAATCTGGACGACTGCGAATTCTGCCAACGGCGGTGGGACGTCCAGCAGGGCGCCCTCGCCGAGGCCCAGGAACTGTTCCGCGGGACCGAGGTGCGACGCGTCCCGCTGTTCGCCGACGAAGTCCGCGGCGAGGGGATGCTCGAGGTCGTCGCGGCCTGTCTGCGGTGA
- a CDS encoding FAD-dependent oxidoreductase, whose translation MILGGSIAGLAAARVVSDVFDEVTVLEQDPLPDTPAMRDGAPQTSHPHVLLEAGRTTLEDYFPGFSEDVIRSGGLMIDAATEMKYYENGGFFADGPNQLPMLCASRALFEHVVRERVRGLPNVALSDGCRFINYTFTPGDGVTGVRYRDENGTERTLSATLVVDATGRTSRTPDWLEKNGFEAPDVDEVRVDVTYSTIRLDRPPDERTVLFVPPSPPRTRGAAAIPIEDEQAEFIIQGIHGDDAPVERDAFLEVANSFPVPEVGRLPTEREWASEGIHHYPFPSSIRRHYDGLAEFPDGLVVTGDAIASFNPVYGQGMSVGALDALLLHHTLAETERNGLAREFFSSVADLIDEAWQLAVGADFEFPQTTGPKPRGTDLFNRYVNRLIRSAHTDGELTDAFYRVFRLERSVTTLLRPGVVRRVLRP comes from the coding sequence GTGATACTCGGTGGGAGTATCGCCGGGCTCGCTGCTGCTAGAGTCGTTTCCGACGTATTCGATGAGGTCACCGTCCTCGAACAAGATCCGCTACCTGATACCCCTGCGATGCGGGATGGTGCGCCACAGACCAGCCATCCTCACGTGTTGCTGGAGGCGGGACGAACGACGCTGGAGGACTACTTCCCCGGATTCAGCGAAGACGTCATCCGGAGCGGCGGGCTCATGATCGATGCTGCAACGGAAATGAAGTACTACGAGAACGGCGGCTTCTTTGCGGACGGACCGAACCAACTCCCGATGCTCTGTGCCAGCAGAGCGCTCTTTGAGCACGTCGTCCGCGAACGCGTTCGCGGACTCCCGAACGTCGCCCTTTCCGACGGCTGCCGGTTCATCAACTACACGTTTACGCCGGGAGACGGTGTGACGGGTGTCAGGTACCGCGACGAGAACGGAACGGAAAGAACGCTTTCAGCAACTCTCGTCGTCGATGCGACCGGCCGGACCAGCCGCACGCCCGATTGGCTCGAAAAGAATGGATTCGAAGCGCCGGACGTAGACGAGGTACGCGTTGATGTGACGTACAGCACAATCCGGCTTGATCGCCCACCGGACGAACGAACGGTCTTGTTCGTTCCGCCGTCCCCACCACGAACTCGAGGGGCGGCGGCGATCCCAATCGAAGACGAGCAAGCAGAGTTCATCATACAGGGAATCCACGGCGACGACGCCCCGGTTGAGCGCGATGCGTTCCTCGAGGTCGCAAACAGCTTTCCGGTGCCCGAAGTAGGGAGACTCCCGACGGAACGCGAGTGGGCCTCCGAGGGGATCCATCACTATCCGTTCCCGTCGAGCATTCGACGCCACTATGACGGCCTCGCGGAATTCCCTGATGGACTCGTCGTGACCGGCGACGCGATCGCCAGCTTCAACCCGGTGTACGGACAGGGAATGTCGGTCGGCGCTCTGGATGCCCTCCTGTTACACCACACGCTTGCAGAGACCGAACGCAACGGTCTCGCGCGTGAGTTCTTCTCGAGCGTCGCTGATCTGATAGACGAGGCGTGGCAGTTAGCCGTGGGTGCCGATTTCGAGTTTCCGCAGACGACCGGACCCAAACCCCGGGGAACGGATCTCTTCAACCGGTATGTGAACCGACTGATCCGGAGCGCCCACACGGACGGTGAACTCACGGATGCGTTCTACCGCGTATTCAGGCTGGAGCGGTCCGTCACTACGCTGTTGCGCCCCGGTGTCGTACGGCGAGTGCTACGACCGTAG
- a CDS encoding universal stress protein, with translation MYRVLLPVDEHESRARAQAEAVGDLPAAAAEIRVDVLHVHEEVTAPDAEWAAGGFSDEYAEEMAENVRNVQRLPASVETAADVLEAVGVEYAIHETTGEAPEMILEAAAELDSDAIVLGVGERSPVGKVLFGSVVQAVILESDRPVTVVSAGDEGDGEAG, from the coding sequence ATGTATCGCGTCCTGCTCCCGGTCGACGAACACGAATCGCGAGCCCGCGCCCAGGCCGAGGCGGTCGGCGACCTGCCGGCGGCCGCCGCGGAGATCCGCGTCGACGTCCTCCACGTCCACGAGGAGGTGACGGCACCCGACGCCGAGTGGGCGGCCGGTGGCTTCTCCGACGAGTACGCCGAGGAGATGGCCGAAAACGTCAGGAACGTCCAGCGGCTCCCGGCGTCCGTCGAAACTGCGGCCGACGTCCTCGAGGCGGTCGGCGTCGAGTACGCGATCCACGAGACGACGGGCGAAGCGCCCGAGATGATCCTCGAGGCCGCCGCGGAACTCGACAGCGACGCGATCGTGCTCGGCGTCGGCGAGCGCTCGCCCGTTGGGAAGGTGCTGTTCGGCAGCGTCGTCCAGGCGGTGATCCTCGAGAGCGACCGGCCGGTGACGGTCGTCTCCGCCGGAGACGAGGGCGACGGTGAGGCAGGATAA
- a CDS encoding MFS transporter, which yields MDRSYWRTVSLVTLWQVSASICYYTVFAATPFFRDEFGLSRFGVGLVVTALTLGYAVWLLPVGAVIDRFGEGRTLVVGLVGLGVGAALVAGAPTYPLLLAAAFGLGSTYATAIPGTNKAIYDAIAAGRQNLALGIKQVGVTAGSGISALLVTGLAGALFWQAGFLIAAGSALVVAIIFAVCYRSAGEGGRAEYPDFRALSHNRPYRVLVAAGFFLGAALFTTTGYTVLYLEESIGASIAGGGVVLALVQLFGSVGRLAGGWLSDNLPGEPHVRIGAILIVQALAGALLFVVVAATATPVAAAVAFSALGFFVLGNTGVYYSYMATLVTADEMGGATAGGQLSLVAGSVVAPPAFGYLADSVGYRASWWLLAAGTALAAGLLVYAVRLEPPVDEPAMRE from the coding sequence ATGGACCGGTCGTACTGGCGGACGGTCTCGCTCGTGACGCTGTGGCAGGTGTCGGCGAGCATCTGTTATTACACGGTCTTCGCGGCGACGCCGTTCTTCCGCGACGAGTTCGGCCTCTCGCGGTTCGGCGTCGGTCTCGTCGTGACGGCGCTCACCCTGGGCTACGCGGTCTGGCTCCTGCCGGTCGGAGCTGTCATCGACCGCTTCGGCGAGGGACGAACGCTGGTCGTCGGCCTCGTCGGTCTCGGAGTCGGCGCCGCGCTGGTCGCCGGCGCGCCAACGTACCCCCTCCTACTCGCGGCGGCGTTCGGCCTCGGGTCGACGTACGCGACGGCGATTCCGGGGACGAACAAGGCGATCTACGACGCCATCGCGGCGGGCCGCCAGAACCTCGCGCTAGGGATCAAACAGGTCGGCGTCACCGCCGGCAGCGGTATCAGCGCCCTCCTCGTGACCGGGTTGGCGGGCGCGCTCTTCTGGCAGGCGGGCTTCCTGATCGCCGCCGGGTCCGCTCTCGTCGTCGCCATCATCTTCGCCGTCTGCTACCGCAGCGCGGGCGAAGGCGGGCGAGCGGAGTATCCGGACTTCCGGGCACTGTCGCACAATCGCCCCTACCGCGTGCTCGTCGCGGCCGGCTTCTTCCTCGGCGCGGCGCTGTTCACCACGACGGGCTACACGGTGTTGTACCTCGAGGAATCGATCGGCGCCTCGATCGCCGGCGGCGGCGTCGTCCTCGCGCTGGTCCAACTGTTCGGCAGCGTCGGCCGCCTCGCCGGCGGCTGGCTGAGCGATAATCTACCGGGTGAACCCCACGTTCGGATCGGCGCGATCCTGATCGTCCAGGCGCTCGCGGGCGCCCTCCTGTTCGTCGTCGTCGCCGCGACCGCGACGCCCGTGGCGGCCGCCGTCGCCTTCTCGGCGCTGGGGTTCTTCGTTCTCGGGAACACGGGCGTCTACTACTCCTACATGGCGACGCTGGTCACCGCCGACGAGATGGGGGGTGCGACCGCCGGCGGCCAGCTCTCCCTGGTCGCCGGCTCCGTCGTCGCGCCGCCCGCGTTCGGCTACCTCGCCGATTCCGTCGGCTACCGCGCCTCGTGGTGGCTGCTCGCCGCCGGCACCGCCCTCGCCGCCGGCCTGTTAGTCTACGCCGTGCGCCTCGAGCCCCCGGTCGACGAACCGGCGATGCGGGAGTGA
- a CDS encoding tautomerase family protein produces the protein MPLLQFDTTLSPSSEEKTALADRVTDLYTTEMETTAGHVAVTIRERDPADLHLGRAVDGPIVFLDAEIRRGRPFERKRAFALETMAYVCETFGVPEENAKVVFTEHPGEHMMGVDRVGGEWDGDEEGE, from the coding sequence ATGCCGCTCTTACAGTTCGATACGACGCTGTCGCCGTCGTCCGAGGAAAAGACGGCGCTGGCCGACCGGGTGACGGACCTCTACACGACGGAGATGGAGACGACGGCGGGCCACGTCGCGGTGACGATCCGCGAGCGCGACCCGGCCGACCTCCACCTCGGGCGCGCGGTCGACGGGCCGATCGTTTTCCTCGACGCCGAGATCCGGCGCGGCCGACCGTTCGAGCGCAAGCGCGCCTTCGCGCTCGAGACGATGGCGTACGTCTGCGAGACGTTTGGCGTCCCGGAGGAAAACGCGAAGGTCGTCTTCACCGAACACCCCGGAGAGCACATGATGGGCGTCGACCGCGTGGGCGGCGAGTGGGACGGCGACGAGGAAGGCGAGTAA